CTGTCCAGTGTCTCCGCTACAGCGCATCCACTCGCCACAGCCGTCTGTCCCACCTGAATATTCAATAGCACACTCTTCTCTCTTTAAGTGCACTCCACAGAGGGCAGAAAGAGCGGTGTCTGGACCTGTAATAGCCAGCTCGATGTCCAGCACCGTAGCCGTTCACATTGCAGCCATGTTCCTCGCGCTGCCGCTTCGCTCCGGTGACGTGTGCATGCAGCGCACCCTGGGATATATTGACTTAGCATATTACACACTGTTAATTATTTATCGTTAACAAATTATCTGGAAGTAttttacatgtttgtttgtttgtttttaattgccATAACAGTTCAAAGTATCACATATAAAAGTGTATTTAAGTGCCTTAAATAAGAATGACAAGGAACCGGAAGTTTCTTTTGTCGTGTTTTGGGAGTTTTATTTCAGTGTTGCCAGATCcgcatgtttaaaacaatagaGAACTGGAGTTCGGGGCTGACGTCGTTTggaatttttcattttgtgttgtgtaggattgtatttgtgaatgtttgGCAACCCGCGTTCAACCGGAAGCCGGAAGTCGGAAGTCGATGGCTCTTCTAGCGGCTGTTTGTGAGTGATCTCGAGTGTGCTGATTGCAGACATTTGGTAAGCAACTTGTTTATAATTACACCACTGATCATGTtactgatacaaacacacaataatattaAACCTGTAGCTGTGATGGATTAAAGAACTCGATATTTACAGAAGCTGTTTAAAAGCTCCCGACTCGAGCATGGCGGAGGAAGACGACGATCCTGGTTTTGATGAAGAACTGGATGAAGGTGGGAATGGTGTGGATGCGGCTCATGGCAGGAGGAAGAGACTTTTCTCCAAAGAGCTGCGCTGTATGATGTATGGCTTCGGCGACGACCAGAATCCCTACACAGAGTCGGTGGATATTCTGGAGGATCTGGTGATCGAGTTCATCACGGAGATGACCCACAAAGCCATGTCCATCGGGCGCCAGGGCCGGGTCCAGGTGGAGGACATCGTCTTCCTCATCCGGAAAGACCCGAGGAAgtttgccagggtgaaagatcTGCTGACGATGAACGAGGAGCTCAAGAGGGCCAGAAAAGCTTTTGATGAAGCCAACTATGGCTCCTGAGTGTCAtgtacagtgtgatcgtgttcTTCAGGCAGCTTTAATCATATGACTGTGATCTGATGAAGGTGCTGCAGGAGCATGTGTGTTCAAATCATTGGAGACTTTTATTCTTATTCTCTATCTTTGTACTTAAACTAAATGCTTGAAGTAATCAAACATTTCTCATATTCGT
The DNA window shown above is from Hemibagrus wyckioides isolate EC202008001 linkage group LG15, SWU_Hwy_1.0, whole genome shotgun sequence and carries:
- the taf13 gene encoding transcription initiation factor TFIID subunit 13, which produces MAEEDDDPGFDEELDEGGNGVDAAHGRRKRLFSKELRCMMYGFGDDQNPYTESVDILEDLVIEFITEMTHKAMSIGRQGRVQVEDIVFLIRKDPRKFARVKDLLTMNEELKRARKAFDEANYGS